In Pieris brassicae chromosome 8, ilPieBrab1.1, whole genome shotgun sequence, the DNA window TGGTGCGTCAATTAAATCACGCGTACATACGTGTGATTCTTGGATGGAGGGATTTTGGTTTCTTGGACTAAGACTATCACATACAGTTTTTGACCGCGGATCGAGAATAATTCTACCACTTTCAACTCGTCTGGGAGGGCTTGATGGATTTTCATAAATAGGATTATCGATTGGAGGCAACGGAGGAAGAACATCTGGTCGAGCTAAATGCTTCTGCTTTATTGTGGGTGGTGTACATTGACGCTGTCTTTTGGAATGTCTTAGTTCTAAAGTTAATATTCGCCCTTCTTCTGACGTCCAACCCCCTGAATCTTCTAAACTTTTGTCCGAAGATTCCTCGTGGGTAGAagaattattaaagatattagGGAACATCATCGGCCGAACTTGACCGTTCTTTATGTCATAGCCACATCTCAGACTATTGAATTTGGAAGTGTGCTCTGTTTTACCATTATGCAGAAATGTTCCACTACTTCGCAGTTGAATTCGTTGGCAATTTTTCTTGCCTTGGTTGTCAAGACTTCTCAAAAGATCCTGGCGACTGAAGtgcatattttcaaaaatttccTTATGCTTTTGTTGTTTACGGTCTAAAGTATCTGGTTCAAAATCATCAGATTCGtgaattttaatgtaattttctgGCGAATCTTTTACCTCAATTGTTAAACACCCCGCCTTTTCGTCAAGGTCTGGGATTGTTACTAGTTTTCTGCTACCTAGTGAACATTCAGAACCACTTGGCGAAGTAGGTGCACTACCAAAGTTGTAACTGTTATTAACATATACTTCACTAACTAAGCTATATGAAGGCACCTTTATCTCAATATCgtctttattttcaatttgagGAGGACTTTTAGCACGGACAGTTTCGTAGTGGTTTTggttaatacataaatcaacTTCTGGGGAAGGGGTATTGCTATCACTACTAGAGTTTCTTTTATATACCGCATTTCGCATTGTAAGTTCTTCTTCTAAAGGTAACGCAGTGCTTAAACTAGGACTTGCTTGAGATGATGGGATATCATGAAATTCAATCGGTGTAGATGATGTTGTAACGTCTTTCTTATTAGAATTGCGTTCTAAACTATCTGTTTCGTAGTCATTTATTATAGGACTCTCTGAGGTATTAAAGTAagtattatctataatatgtttaggtgaatttaatgtaaatcGTTCTTCGTCACCACTATTATGATTGTATGACTTTGAGAATTGATCCAAAGCGATAGCGTCATTGACCATATCTGGTAGAGAATTGTTATTCGTCATTCTTCTGATTCGTCTATCAGAATCGTTGCTTCTTGAAGTAATTGACCACAATTCAGTTAACTTActcttttgatttatattatccGATGCATCATTCACTTGTGGTATAATCGTGTTACAATTACTCGACGTAGGCTCGGATCTTACCGATGGCGACGTAGACTTTTTCGATATGTTTGAAAACATAGAAAATCCATCTGAAAAACTATACTGTTTCTTTACCTTATTTCGGTTTCCTATCCCAGGTAGACATTGTAAAGATCTTGGCATACGTATTTGATCGTCTGTTTCAGAGTCTTCGACTAGTTCGTCATTCTCACTCGGTATGTTTTCTAGCCATTCTCGGATACTGCTTTGTTTATCGCCTTTTGTATTTAAGCAATTCGAACAATTTtgaactttgttttttttgatattttgtatatcatTATTAGTATTAGATTGACACCCAGGGCACCCTAAACAATCGGAGGATCGACGCCTGGCATTATCTCGTTTAAGACTTATTACACTTCCACTTCGTTGGCTACCAAGTCCATGATAAAGATCGATGCTGTTAGCATTAGAAGGATAAGTTTCTTCTTCtggtatttcatttaaaatggGGTGAAAACGTTTTGCCGCCATTTTTTGTTTAGCTATGGATATAACTTCGCGTATTTTAGAGAGAAATTCTATTGCTGCCGCTGGAGGATCctgtaattttataagatgTTCAGTATGTAATCAATGCAATACTAACTTCCTAAGACACAAATTCCTAAGCTTTAAACTTCAAACAAAGCTGATCATGCTCAcactttttatttgaaatgattaatatttacGGCTACTTAGACATGTAAAACATGCCAATAACATCTTAAAACTTACAGCCATGAAATGAGGTTCAAAATATGCCGGGTTGAAGTATAGTTTTCGTCGCGTTGTACCAACAGGACGCGCGATCTCTCTATCATCAATAGTTTCTACTATAGAAACGTGTTCGTCTGGGAGACGTTCGATTCCAGACTCGTCTCGGTGATTTATTTCCACGTTCTCAAACGGATTTGAGGATTCTTCATTGTGTAGATGAATGATTGCAGATGTCGTTCTTttctaaaaacattaaaagtttaattgatAATCCAAGTAGTGtgaattatttaagataaaattactCACATTGAATACATTATCGTCGCTCTTCAAACTACTATCAGGCATATCTTCAGAATCGGATAAATTGCTACAAGTGTCACTAGGGTAGGATTTATCAAAGGACCTTCCAACTGTAAGGAGCGGGTTCTTTTTAACGACACCCTCCTCTCCCATGGCATTGGAAATCTGAACTCGTTCATTGTTGATTCTGAGTATATCTCTTTCAGTTATTATGGTGCCGTCTCTTTTCCGCCCTATGGTTCTTCGCACACTGTTTTCTTCTGTAGATGCTTTACGTCGCTTCCTTATATGTAGGTACAGGAAAACTGAGGCTACGTAGATAAGTCCGAGAAGGAGGGAGCTTATCCCTATAGCTATATATTCGCTAGCACTTAAACCAGTGGACGGTGGTGTATCTGATGTATGAGCTGTTGGTGTGAATTGCACTTCAGTAATATctgaaattcatttaaatatttcaattcaaGTTCGAGTATTACTAATTtgattgttttctttatttgtacTCTCTCAAATTTTCTAagcaaagtaatattatttttaaatatatataaatgaaggCTGACAGCTGTTCCAAATTATAATACGTTAGcctctataaaatatacttactcGTTGCATGTCTGGGTGGAGTCCCTTGAACTCTGAAGGCCACACAAGGAGTGAATACACCTCGAAGATCAAGCGGTGATGCAGGAGAGGTGGAGACATCTCGACACAACAGTCTCACGACCATCACTCGACCAGACATGCGCGTGCGCACATCTTCTTCACCACTCCACTATAATATTGAAtagttaacaatatttaagagTTATAGACTTTCATCTTGCTTAcaatataatcttaatagaTGCTAATAGAAACAAGTATTGCTGAATTTAACCTGCAAAAACGTTCGACCCTCATCCCTGAAGAGGCTAAATGGTACATCAGCATCCAGAGTATTGCGGAGATCCAAAAAGCCTTTAGTTGTGAGAAACTGAGCACCCGATACAGCACATATTGGAGTTTTGACATCTGGAAATAAGGatattaatatctttaaagAGAGTAATTTTGTCGCATAGTTGTGTTAAGATAGCCACGTTATTTCAAGGTAgcttgctatttttatttaacaaatacgtaacgatttaaatttcaaaataattgttttattgaatCTTAAGCCTAACAATTCGGTTGTCAACTAAGCCAAATTTATTCGCCTTTTAATTTTGTGCTAGCAAAGTCATCGCTTTgcttttttcattattaaaaattattaatattcatttgagttaatattattatatacactgCATGAACTTACTTTGAAAAGTTATTTCCCGGGAAGGATGAATGATTTGGCCCTTCAGTGGCAAAAACACAAAAGGGATGCGTTGCATGGCATTTCCTGTGCCAAAAGTTGCAAGGGCACATTctgtaaataaagtaatgttatttttgtaaaaatatacggAAACTGTTcagtattttaaaactatgattagtaattacaaatatcttaGATATCCTAATTATGTGAAGTTGACGATGACcacagattatattataaactgaCTTGATTGGATTATACCTTTCCCGTCAAACGTCGTTTACAGAAAACACCAAAAGGTTTATTTGGAGATAAAATATTCTGTTTTCCCTTACACGATATATGAACGTTCATTTTGGAATAAACACGTGACATGTTATGGCAATAATTTAGGCTTAGCCATAATACaatgtaaaatacaataacgTTTTGACATTATTGCGAGTTCTGACATGATTATTATGGTCATTATTGTTGCAAAATTTCCGAACACCTGTCATAAAGTACAtgaatttcaattcaattggaaatttaaatatttgataagtAGACCACATGGAAGCCTTGAATTTTACTCTGCATATACTTATaacttgaattattaaaagacCCTTTAATAAATTggatacatataaaaaatggagcattgtgtttatattaataatactaaatcatttatttaacaagatagtggtacaatTAGATCGttcaactacaaatatccgcacaacCAGCCATATATAATTAGTCATGCAAATATCATGTcaattttttcaaaatcttataataggaacataaaataatgttaaagttaAGTTAGTTAAGGTCCAAATACTCGCCTACGCTATAAAGGcaccttgcctttaaaaaaataatcacctTCCATGAAAGAATTACACagcagtgatctataactgTTAGGAACGTgactaaatagttttatagccatggcgtaataattttttgcaTAAATCGTGGTGGTGGTGCATGCAGAGACCTACAGCCGTTGGTATACAATACGGTTAATTTCGTAACGACGAATTTTGCCaccatttaataatatttcttcagGGTCAATTTTGAACGATCCTTCTTGTAAAGGGTTTTCAAGGTTTCATCGGCGTGGCTACAAATGTAAAGTGCCTTTGCAACATAAACCCTACTTTGTTTTTAACGCTTCACGATGTGATTTCCTCTTACGTGTGACGTTCTTCCAACGTTATCATTACTTTAagcttttgaataaaattaataatatattaatataataaaactaattaatttatttttccagatctattataaaattcatacaaCATTTCCAGTTTCTTCCAAGAGCCGAGAGATGAGAGACAAGAATACCATTGCtgtaatactaaaaaaaacctcGAGATATATTAAACTATGTGTTAATTATTCAACTATGTTTTGTGTTTTCGTTTgcatttcaccatgcctcctgctgatagaggacaaatctttgtttttaatttattttattattactaatgaactattaattacttaagatgtcatgaggaacatggtgttatggttgcagcttacaaatacaaacatattgtataaaacaaaaaacttggcgattaaaaaacTGCGGCGGAGAGTTTATATAGCCagttctcttccgttctacgcccttgatttagaactggcagtaaatgtaaaattaaaagcatatgTATATGCATTTCCTTTATTCTCTTGTGTtacctttatgaataaatgaatttgatttgattaagttatatataaatgtacattACCAAACCAAATATGTACATTCAAATCGCGttcatattttaagtattttatgcATATCATAGTGAATATTTGCATacatttgatacattttgaAGTGCGAAGGAACTTTCACAAACTTAGACTTGTAACGGTCTTAAATGAGCTTGCATTTTTTATCTAAGAAATGTAATGCGGTCAAGTGACAACTGTTTAATTGGTCAACTTCTTAGCTTTAATTCAAAAACTTAAATGAGAAATTCTTTACTGATCAACGACAGATAACTGGCGGCTCGTAAATTGGTATGATGCACTATTAAGTACGTATACATACATGAATTTAGTTTCCTAAAATTGGGCCTTTAGGAACATTTCGCTAAGATTCAGAGTTGATTTTTGGTAACACGACGGTCGTATGTCTAAAGGAAGTAAAGTACCCTcttgccttgctgagcacagcTTCTTGCTGGCTAATTTAGGCCTTCCCTCCAAATCACCGCAAAACTGATCTTTGTTCAATATGACAACGCCGATGCTGGCTATGGTTTTAAGAATAGAGTCTTCGAAAAGAGGGTGGTTGTTTTTTTGGAGGAAAATAGTAATATGAACGTCTCCAAATACGCGCGCATCAGCTTATTAAGCTGTTAGTgtctttatgtatataataataactgtcTAGTAATTGTCACTGGTGATACTAAATTGCGATTTACCTGGTAGATCATCCACACATAGCTCTCTATCTTCTCTAAAAAGTGGCGCTCGTTGAGGACATGCGCACGCACAGCCGCCGGCAATGGATGCGTCGTACGAGTTCGTCGCACCAGCGCCATGCTCTGCACATTGTGCTGCGCCGCATTCATCGCCTATCAAggatttttaagatttattttatgcctgtattatatatctatatacaaGATATAATGAAAGTTAtatgaattgtttttaaattttcaagcGAAGAGACATTTTCAACGAAATCCATAGCTAAGTACGAGTGTTATCGTTATATTATAacgaatattttgttaaaccaAACGTCTTTGCAAAGGCATATGACAAGAAAAATTACCGTAACGATGATAGTGCTTGAAAATGATTAGCACCAGATCTGATTGAAAATAtgtatgatttataaaaatgcgaCCTAATTTTCtaggctttttgttttttaatgtatgttaaaTGCCTTTATAGAAAAACTAACCTCCTATTTAAAACGTGTGGCTCTTTTTATCAAAGCGTTAACACAATTTGAATGAATGAGACGAAAGAGTGTaactgatttatatatttccttttttataggacaagggcaaacgggcaggctcacctgatgttatgaGACGCCACCGTCTATGGAAACTTAATGCCAAAGGGCTCCAAAGTGCgtggccggccttttaagacttGGTACGGTCAAAATATTGATACGGATATTAGCTTTAAGAGACGTTTCAAACACGAAAACGTAAACATTATATGACATAAATGTCTACAATTATTAATCCTACCGATAAGAGTAAAGACGTCGCCAGTCTCCCGTCTTGTGAGGTCACCGAGGCTGGCGGCGGCCGCGGCTGTGACG includes these proteins:
- the LOC123713533 gene encoding uncharacterized protein LOC123713533 → MAALLLLVTAAAAASLGDLTRRETGDVFTLIGDECGAAQCAEHGAGATNSYDASIAGGCACACPQRAPLFREDRELCVDDLPECALATFGTGNAMQRIPFVFLPLKGQIIHPSREITFQNVKTPICAVSGAQFLTTKGFLDLRNTLDADVPFSLFRDEGRTFLQWSGEEDVRTRMSGRVMVVRLLCRDVSTSPASPLDLRGVFTPCVAFRVQGTPPRHATNITEVQFTPTAHTSDTPPSTGLSASEYIAIGISSLLLGLIYVASVFLYLHIRKRRKASTEENSVRRTIGRKRDGTIITERDILRINNERVQISNAMGEEGVVKKNPLLTVGRSFDKSYPSDTCSNLSDSEDMPDSSLKSDDNVFNKRTTSAIIHLHNEESSNPFENVEINHRDESGIERLPDEHVSIVETIDDREIARPVGTTRRKLYFNPAYFEPHFMADPPAAAIEFLSKIREVISIAKQKMAAKRFHPILNEIPEEETYPSNANSIDLYHGLGSQRSGSVISLKRDNARRRSSDCLGCPGCQSNTNNDIQNIKKNKVQNCSNCLNTKGDKQSSIREWLENIPSENDELVEDSETDDQIRMPRSLQCLPGIGNRNKVKKQYSFSDGFSMFSNISKKSTSPSVRSEPTSSNCNTIIPQVNDASDNINQKSKLTELWSITSRSNDSDRRIRRMTNNNSLPDMVNDAIALDQFSKSYNHNSGDEERFTLNSPKHIIDNTYFNTSESPIINDYETDSLERNSNKKDVTTSSTPIEFHDIPSSQASPSLSTALPLEEELTMRNAVYKRNSSSDSNTPSPEVDLCINQNHYETVRAKSPPQIENKDDIEIKVPSYSLVSEVYVNNSYNFGSAPTSPSGSECSLGSRKLVTIPDLDEKAGCLTIEVKDSPENYIKIHESDDFEPDTLDRKQQKHKEIFENMHFSRQDLLRSLDNQGKKNCQRIQLRSSGTFLHNGKTEHTSKFNSLRCGYDIKNGQVRPMMFPNIFNNSSTHEESSDKSLEDSGGWTSEEGRILTLELRHSKRQRQCTPPTIKQKHLARPDVLPPLPPIDNPIYENPSSPPRRVESGRIILDPRSKTVCDSLSPRNQNPSIQESHVCTRDLIDAPSCSPMNSSFQSQSISEYDDMNQSSTSHISRPNEYTISSTRRNSLRSGINTNTFVKDQKFEKPKVRRKKGLSIEDSGYLSSDSTSSRHFQRKLVIAKIASCSDSDDTGNEARSESGAESVETHSVYFGSFRNLQPRPEHNTIKSVRNKLKVKN